A region of Campylobacter armoricus DNA encodes the following proteins:
- the lgt gene encoding prolipoprotein diacylglyceryl transferase: MDFWQNIYANFDVVAFEIFGLKVHWYGIMYVLALLVALMVAKYYAIKDNMGISKAMLDSYFIWVEIGVILGARIGYILIYDPNTLWYFTHPWQIFNPFYNGEFVGIRGMSYHGAVVGFLIATYAFCKKNKQNLWKYLDLVAISVPCGYIFGRIGNFLNQELFGRATDIPWGIYVDGILRHPSQLYEAFLEGFAVFVILLLIKKYKKYNGELIAYYTIFYALARFICEFFREPDFGIGFVVLNLSMGQILSIFMFLLGVFLSFYLRNIKRNL; this comes from the coding sequence ATGGATTTTTGGCAAAATATTTATGCAAATTTTGATGTTGTAGCTTTTGAAATTTTTGGTTTAAAAGTACATTGGTATGGCATTATGTATGTATTAGCTTTGCTTGTAGCATTAATGGTAGCAAAATACTATGCTATTAAAGACAATATGGGAATTTCAAAAGCTATGCTTGATAGTTATTTTATATGGGTAGAAATTGGAGTTATTTTAGGCGCAAGAATAGGTTATATTTTAATCTATGATCCAAATACTTTGTGGTATTTTACACATCCTTGGCAAATATTTAATCCTTTTTATAATGGAGAATTTGTAGGAATTAGAGGTATGAGTTATCATGGTGCTGTTGTGGGATTTTTAATAGCCACTTATGCTTTTTGTAAAAAAAATAAACAAAATTTATGGAAATATTTAGATTTGGTAGCTATTAGTGTGCCATGTGGCTACATTTTTGGGCGTATAGGAAATTTTTTAAATCAAGAATTATTTGGTAGGGCTACTGATATACCTTGGGGCATTTATGTTGATGGAATATTGCGTCATCCTTCACAGCTTTATGAGGCATTTTTAGAGGGTTTTGCTGTTTTTGTCATTTTACTACTAATAAAAAAATATAAAAAATATAATGGGGAATTGATTGCTTATTATACGATTTTTTATGCTCTAGCTCGTTTTATTTGTGAATTTTTTAGAGAACCTGATTTTGGGATAGGTTTTGTTGTATTAAATTTAAGTATGGGGCAAATCCTAAGTATTTTTATGTTTTTATTAGGAGTGTTTTTATCTTTTTATTTAAGAAATATTAAAAGAAATTTATAA
- the miaB gene encoding tRNA (N6-isopentenyl adenosine(37)-C2)-methylthiotransferase MiaB — protein sequence MSKKLFIQTLGCAMNVRDSEHMIAELKEKENYELTQDAKEADLILINTCSVREKPVHKLFSEVGSFEKIKKNGAKIGVCGCTASHLGDEIFKRAPNVDFVLGARNVSKITKAINTPKFLGNDIDFDESNYAFADFRNSLYKTYVNISIGCDKHCTYCIVPHTRGDEISIPFEIIKNEALKAVSNGAKEIFLLGQNVNNYGKRFSNTHEKINFSDLLEKLSEIEGLERIRFTSPHPLHMDDRFLEVFSKNPKVCKSMHMPLQSGSSEILKAMKRGYTKEWYLDRALKLRSMCKDVSISTDVIVAFPGESDKDFEDTLDVLEKVRFEQMFSFKYSKRPLTKAATMPNQIPDDIASKRLSILQARHTEILDEIVAKQKDKEFKVLFEELRSDGFVAGRSDNNFLIQVKGSEELLGQMKKVKITNPRRMVLNGEIF from the coding sequence TTGAGTAAAAAGCTTTTTATACAAACTTTAGGTTGTGCTATGAATGTTAGAGATTCAGAGCACATGATAGCTGAACTTAAAGAAAAAGAAAATTATGAATTAACTCAAGATGCCAAAGAAGCAGATTTAATTTTAATCAATACTTGTTCAGTGCGTGAAAAACCTGTACATAAACTTTTTTCAGAAGTTGGAAGTTTTGAAAAAATTAAAAAAAATGGTGCAAAAATAGGAGTTTGTGGATGTACTGCTTCTCATTTAGGAGATGAGATTTTTAAGCGTGCTCCTAATGTGGATTTTGTTTTAGGAGCTAGAAATGTTTCTAAAATTACAAAAGCTATAAATACTCCAAAATTTTTAGGCAATGATATAGATTTTGATGAGAGTAATTATGCTTTTGCAGATTTTAGAAATAGTCTTTATAAAACTTATGTTAATATTTCCATAGGTTGTGATAAGCATTGTACTTATTGTATAGTACCTCATACAAGAGGTGATGAAATTTCTATACCTTTTGAGATTATTAAAAATGAAGCCTTAAAAGCAGTTTCAAATGGTGCTAAAGAAATTTTTTTATTAGGACAAAATGTTAATAATTATGGTAAAAGATTTTCCAATACACACGAGAAGATTAATTTTTCAGATCTTTTGGAAAAATTAAGTGAAATTGAAGGTTTAGAACGAATTCGTTTTACAAGCCCTCATCCTTTACATATGGATGATAGATTCTTAGAAGTTTTTTCTAAAAATCCTAAAGTATGTAAATCAATGCATATGCCTTTGCAAAGTGGTTCGAGTGAAATTTTAAAAGCTATGAAGAGAGGTTATACTAAAGAATGGTATTTAGATAGAGCCTTAAAGCTTCGTTCTATGTGTAAGGATGTGAGTATTTCCACTGATGTGATAGTAGCTTTTCCAGGTGAGAGTGATAAAGACTTCGAAGATACTTTAGATGTGCTTGAAAAAGTAAGATTTGAGCAAATGTTTTCGTTTAAATATTCTAAAAGACCACTAACTAAAGCAGCAACTATGCCAAATCAAATTCCTGATGATATAGCTTCAAAGCGTTTGAGTATTTTGCAAGCTAGGCATACAGAAATTTTAGATGAAATCGTTGCAAAACAAAAAGATAAGGAATTTAAAGTTTTATTTGAAGAGTTAAGAAGTGATGGTTTTGTAGCGGGTAGAAGTGATAATAATTTTTTAATTCAAGTAAAAGGAAGTGAAGAATTATTAGGACAAATGAAAAAAGTTAAAATCACCAATCCTAGGCGTATGGTGTTAAATGGTGAAATCTTTTAA
- a CDS encoding HP0268 family nuclease: MDLKIARTSVDEKPKSISLENIEKAVDKEGQKFFYFDKDNAHKQLIALVEHFEKKGKCVYHRTIKYGLDDADFMYEVHIL, encoded by the coding sequence ATGGATTTAAAAATAGCAAGAACCTCTGTTGATGAAAAGCCAAAAAGTATAAGTTTAGAAAACATTGAAAAGGCTGTAGATAAAGAAGGTCAAAAATTTTTTTATTTTGATAAAGATAATGCTCATAAACAATTAATTGCTTTAGTGGAGCATTTTGAAAAAAAAGGAAAATGTGTTTATCATAGAACAATTAAATATGGTTTAGATGATGCAGATTTTATGTATGAGGTACATATTCTTTGA
- a CDS encoding lysophospholipid acyltransferase family protein has protein sequence MVKSFKINLLAFGIFLLQWLVFLTCKKVYLGKELSQKPCVILFWHGRLALMPFAYRKMGIKGKKAYVMISHHKDGEIIARNIALFGLNALRGSTSRGALSLLKQAFKILDQGDDIIITPDGPRGPYHSLSDGSVMIALKKNVPLFLLNYEASSFWEFKSWDKMILPKPFSKITYRLSEEIKIKNLNLEEAKVLIKEKFDMISQIDRG, from the coding sequence ATGGTGAAATCTTTTAAGATTAATCTTCTAGCTTTTGGAATTTTTTTATTACAATGGCTAGTTTTTTTAACTTGTAAAAAAGTTTATTTGGGAAAAGAATTATCACAAAAACCTTGTGTGATACTTTTTTGGCACGGGCGTCTTGCTTTGATGCCATTTGCATATCGTAAAATGGGTATTAAAGGTAAAAAAGCTTATGTGATGATTTCGCACCACAAAGATGGAGAAATCATTGCTAGAAATATAGCTTTATTTGGTTTAAATGCTTTGAGAGGTAGTACCAGCAGGGGTGCTTTATCTTTATTAAAACAAGCTTTTAAAATTTTAGATCAAGGTGATGATATTATTATTACTCCAGATGGTCCTAGAGGACCATATCATAGTCTTTCAGATGGTTCTGTAATGATTGCTTTGAAAAAAAATGTCCCTCTCTTTTTGTTAAATTACGAGGCAAGTTCTTTTTGGGAATTTAAAAGTTGGGATAAAATGATATTACCAAAACCATTTTCTAAAATTACTTATAGATTAAGTGAAGAAATCAAAATAAAAAATTTAAATTTAGAAGAAGCTAAAGTATTGATAAAAGAAAAATTTGATATGATAAGTCAAATAGATAGAGGTTAA
- a CDS encoding fumarate reductase cytochrome b subunit has translation MSQLIEGFLGKSIDGKKSKIPAKLDYIQSATGLILGLFMWAHMFFVSTILVSDDFFDSVVHFLELKFIINSPMMSYITSFLAACVLVIFFVHAGLAMRKFPINFRQYQLCRTHLKYMNHGDSSLWWVQAATGFVMFFLGSAHLIFVITNADKISADMSGDRVVSHFMWLFYIALLICVELHGSIGLYRLCVKWGWFEGENAKESRKKLKKAKWFISIFFLVLGVLSLAAFAKIGFSNYQNNSVAQIVKTYDGAKYEYTI, from the coding sequence ATGAGCCAACTCATTGAAGGTTTTTTAGGCAAGAGTATTGATGGTAAAAAAAGTAAAATACCAGCAAAACTTGACTATATTCAAAGTGCAACAGGCTTAATTTTAGGTTTGTTTATGTGGGCACATATGTTTTTTGTTTCTACCATTTTGGTTAGTGATGATTTTTTTGATTCAGTGGTTCATTTCTTAGAGCTAAAATTTATTATCAATAGTCCTATGATGAGCTATATCACTTCTTTCTTAGCAGCCTGTGTTTTGGTTATTTTCTTTGTTCATGCTGGTCTTGCAATGAGAAAATTTCCAATTAATTTCAGACAATATCAACTTTGTAGAACACATTTAAAATATATGAATCATGGTGATTCATCTTTATGGTGGGTTCAAGCAGCGACTGGTTTTGTAATGTTTTTCTTAGGTTCTGCACACCTAATTTTTGTTATTACTAATGCAGATAAAATTAGTGCTGATATGTCAGGCGATAGAGTTGTAAGCCATTTTATGTGGTTATTTTATATTGCTTTATTAATTTGTGTTGAGTTACACGGAAGTATTGGTCTTTATAGACTTTGTGTGAAGTGGGGTTGGTTTGAAGGAGAAAACGCTAAAGAAAGTCGTAAAAAACTTAAAAAAGCAAAATGGTTTATCAGTATTTTCTTTTTGGTTTTAGGTGTATTAAGCTTAGCTGCTTTTGCAAAAATAGGCTTTAGTAATTACCAAAATAATTCTGTGGCGCAAATAGTAAAAACTTATGATGGAGCTAAATATGAATATACAA